A genome region from Geodermatophilus bullaregiensis includes the following:
- a CDS encoding SDR family oxidoreductase: protein MAARTALVRCDDAAVAEAVVARLTADGLRVTAVGPAADPDGAVAGAAGDGVLHALVCAVGRPSPGPFPGADPARWYAGVTACLTPAFRLARAAAPALRRSGAGRLVFLGSGWTTVDRPQATADAAVQGALVALTKTLARDLGPDAVTVNEVVADPAAPPSPAVVAAAVSYLCGDAAGSVVGQLLTLGRGGPLRP, encoded by the coding sequence ATGGCCGCCCGCACGGCACTCGTCCGGTGCGACGACGCCGCGGTGGCCGAGGCCGTCGTGGCGCGGCTGACCGCCGACGGCCTGCGCGTCACCGCGGTGGGTCCCGCGGCCGACCCGGACGGCGCCGTCGCCGGGGCCGCCGGGGACGGCGTGCTGCACGCCCTCGTCTGCGCCGTCGGACGGCCCTCACCAGGGCCGTTCCCCGGCGCCGACCCCGCGCGCTGGTACGCGGGGGTGACGGCCTGCCTGACGCCCGCCTTCCGGCTCGCCCGGGCGGCCGCGCCGGCGCTGCGCCGGTCCGGCGCCGGGCGGCTGGTGTTCCTCGGCAGCGGGTGGACGACGGTCGACCGCCCGCAGGCCACGGCCGACGCGGCGGTGCAGGGGGCGCTGGTGGCGCTGACCAAGACCCTCGCCCGCGACCTCGGCCCGGACGCCGTCACGGTCAACGAGGTCGTCGCCGACCCCGCCGCGCCGCCGTCCCCCGCGGTGGTGGCCGCCGCGGTGTCCTACCTGTGCGGCGACGCGGCCGGGTCGGTCGTCGGGCAGCTGCTCACCCTGGGCCGGGGCGGGCCGCTGCGGCCCTGA
- a CDS encoding Rv3654c family TadE-like protein, with amino-acid sequence MTAGGRERGSATVWAVALAGVLAAVGLAAVLVGAAVVARHRAGSAADLAALAAASRAVVGDPAACATAGEVAQANGAALTTCAVGDGAVVDVTVEVGVRLGPLGTRRATGTARAGPVQP; translated from the coding sequence GTGACGGCCGGGGGGAGGGAGCGCGGGTCCGCGACCGTGTGGGCCGTGGCGCTGGCCGGGGTCCTCGCCGCCGTCGGCCTGGCCGCGGTGCTGGTCGGTGCCGCGGTCGTGGCCCGCCACCGGGCCGGCTCCGCGGCCGACCTGGCCGCCCTGGCCGCCGCGTCCCGGGCGGTGGTGGGCGACCCGGCCGCCTGCGCCACCGCCGGCGAGGTGGCGCAGGCCAACGGCGCCGCCCTCACCACCTGCGCCGTGGGGGACGGCGCCGTCGTCGACGTGACCGTCGAGGTGGGCGTCCGGCTGGGGCCGCTGGGCACCCGCCGGGCGACGGGGACCGCCCGCGCCGGCCCGGTGCAGCCGTGA
- a CDS encoding type II secretion system F family protein encodes MTGALVLVAAAVLLWPGRSVHRRRRLRRLTRAGSARTRWAATVPPPAWPGLAAALAGAGGALLSTPLVAVLAGVLAAGAVRAAVRQRGQRRDDERLDALADALAALGAELRSGRPLEAATGSAVAVCADAESGAALARALRAPGAGPLEARSDLDRALDRVAAAVLLSARTGCSLAAVTGAVEDDLRARRRQRLELCSATAGPRASAALLAGLPLLALAMGSGIGAAPWAVLTTTAAGQVLLVLGVALEAAGLAWSARLVRRALR; translated from the coding sequence GTGACCGGGGCGCTGGTGCTGGTCGCGGCGGCGGTGCTGCTCTGGCCCGGCCGGTCGGTGCACCGGCGCCGGCGGTTGCGCCGGCTGACCCGCGCGGGATCGGCGCGCACCCGGTGGGCGGCCACGGTGCCGCCGCCGGCCTGGCCCGGACTCGCCGCGGCGCTGGCCGGCGCCGGGGGAGCGCTGCTGAGCACCCCGCTGGTCGCCGTGCTGGCCGGGGTGCTGGCCGCCGGCGCCGTGCGCGCCGCCGTCCGGCAGCGCGGTCAGCGCCGCGACGACGAGCGGCTCGACGCCCTCGCCGATGCGCTCGCCGCGCTCGGTGCCGAGCTGCGCAGCGGCCGCCCGCTGGAGGCCGCGACGGGGTCCGCCGTCGCCGTGTGCGCCGACGCCGAGTCCGGTGCGGCGCTCGCCCGGGCGCTCCGTGCCCCGGGCGCGGGTCCGCTGGAGGCCCGGTCGGACCTCGACCGCGCGCTCGACCGGGTCGCCGCGGCGGTGCTGCTCAGCGCCCGCACCGGCTGCTCGCTGGCCGCGGTCACCGGCGCGGTCGAGGACGACCTGCGCGCCCGCCGGCGGCAGCGGCTGGAGCTGTGCTCGGCGACCGCCGGTCCGCGCGCCAGTGCCGCGCTGCTGGCCGGGCTGCCGCTGCTGGCGCTGGCGATGGGCAGCGGCATCGGCGCCGCCCCGTGGGCGGTCCTCACCACGACCGCGGCCGGGCAGGTGCTGCTCGTCCTCGGCGTCGCCCTGGAGGCGGCCGGGCTGGCGTGGTCGGCGCGGCTGGTCCGGCGGGCCCTGCGGTGA
- a CDS encoding DUF4244 domain-containing protein, which translates to MTAHQPPAPQAAARQPDPEQPDPEQPDPEQPDPDGAASSATPPRRGRLAGRWDRVAATAEAGMSTAEYAVGTVAACAFAAVLYRVVTGGSIVSALGDLVESALGVLS; encoded by the coding sequence GTGACCGCCCACCAGCCGCCCGCCCCCCAGGCCGCCGCCCGGCAGCCCGACCCCGAGCAGCCCGACCCCGAGCAGCCCGACCCCGAGCAGCCCGACCCCGACGGCGCCGCGTCCTCGGCGACGCCGCCCCGCCGCGGACGGCTCGCCGGTCGCTGGGACCGGGTCGCCGCCACCGCCGAGGCCGGCATGAGCACCGCCGAGTACGCCGTCGGCACGGTCGCCGCCTGCGCCTTCGCCGCGGTGCTCTACCGCGTGGTGACCGGCGGCTCGATCGTCAGCGCACTCGGCGACCTGGTCGAGTCCGCGCTCGGCGTCCTGTCCTGA
- a CDS encoding SDR family NAD(P)-dependent oxidoreductase, translating to MADDPSRPAVAVVTGAASGLGAAVAGALTAAGWRVAAFDLRPSPATALGVEVDVTDAAAVEAAVDRVERELGPVGALVTAAGVYEILPVEEIDDARWHRMMAVNLSGTANACAAVVPRMVSRGEGGVVTVSSDLGVGGSQGDAHYAASKGAIVGFTRALATEVGGTGVAVNTVAPGAADTPMLEDTSPWRSADFLGTLPVQRLVRPDEIAAAALFLLEAGTALCGQVLSPNAGATI from the coding sequence GTGGCCGACGACCCGAGCCGGCCCGCCGTCGCGGTCGTCACCGGGGCCGCCAGCGGCCTCGGCGCCGCCGTCGCCGGGGCGCTGACCGCCGCCGGCTGGCGGGTCGCCGCGTTCGACCTGCGGCCCAGCCCGGCGACCGCGCTGGGGGTCGAGGTGGACGTGACCGACGCGGCCGCGGTCGAGGCGGCCGTCGACCGGGTGGAGCGCGAGCTCGGCCCCGTCGGCGCGCTGGTCACCGCGGCCGGCGTGTACGAGATCCTCCCGGTCGAGGAGATCGACGACGCGCGCTGGCACCGGATGATGGCGGTCAACCTCTCCGGCACCGCCAACGCCTGCGCCGCCGTCGTCCCCCGGATGGTCTCCCGCGGTGAGGGCGGCGTCGTCACCGTCTCCTCGGACCTGGGGGTCGGCGGCAGCCAGGGCGACGCCCACTACGCCGCGAGCAAGGGCGCGATCGTCGGGTTCACCCGGGCGCTGGCCACCGAGGTCGGCGGCACCGGCGTCGCCGTCAACACCGTCGCGCCCGGTGCCGCGGACACGCCCATGCTCGAGGACACCTCGCCCTGGCGGTCGGCCGACTTCCTGGGCACGCTGCCGGTCCAGCGGCTGGTCCGTCCCGACGAGATCGCCGCGGCCGCGCTGTTCCTGCTCGAGGCGGGGACGGCGCTCTGCGGCCAGGTCCTCTCCCCGAACGCCGGGGCGACCATCTGA
- a CDS encoding TadA family conjugal transfer-associated ATPase → MSALPLVERVRARLALEPGPPSRAAVAALVREEAGLLGDADVLDAVRDAVHELAGAGPLEPLLREPAVTDVLVNGPAEVWVDRGAGLERAGVRFPDEDAVRRLAVRLAASAGRRLDDAAPWVDAGLPDGTRLHAVLPPVSGAGTCLSLRVLRRCSLGLAELAAHGTLPGASEGLLRAVLHARLAFLVTGGTGSGKTTLLSALLGEVPDGERIVLCEDAAELTPAHPHVVRLLTRPPNVEGVGRVTLRDLVRQALRMRPDRLVVGEVRGAEVTDLLAALNTGHDGGCGTLHANRPGEVPARLEALGVAAGLDRRAVHSQAAAALAVVVHLRRTPAGRRVDEIGVVRRDGDLVTVEPGWRADGGPCPGEPRLAALLDGTAA, encoded by the coding sequence GTGAGCGCGCTGCCGCTGGTCGAGCGGGTCCGCGCCCGCCTGGCCCTCGAGCCCGGACCGCCCAGCCGGGCGGCCGTCGCCGCGCTGGTGCGGGAGGAGGCCGGCCTGCTCGGGGACGCCGACGTCCTCGACGCGGTCCGGGACGCGGTCCACGAGCTGGCCGGCGCCGGACCGCTGGAGCCCCTGCTGCGCGAGCCCGCGGTCACCGACGTCCTTGTCAACGGCCCCGCCGAGGTGTGGGTGGACCGCGGCGCCGGCCTCGAGCGGGCCGGGGTGCGCTTCCCCGACGAGGACGCCGTCCGCCGGCTGGCCGTGCGGCTGGCGGCCAGCGCCGGACGCCGACTCGACGACGCCGCGCCGTGGGTGGACGCCGGCCTGCCCGACGGCACGCGGCTGCACGCGGTCCTCCCGCCGGTCTCGGGCGCCGGCACCTGCCTGTCGCTGCGGGTGCTGCGCCGCTGCTCGCTGGGGCTGGCGGAGCTCGCCGCGCACGGGACGCTGCCCGGTGCGTCGGAGGGGCTGCTGCGGGCGGTGCTGCACGCGCGGCTGGCCTTCCTCGTCACCGGGGGCACCGGGTCGGGCAAGACCACCCTGCTGTCCGCGCTGCTCGGCGAGGTGCCCGACGGCGAGCGCATCGTGCTGTGCGAGGACGCCGCGGAGCTGACGCCGGCCCACCCGCACGTCGTCCGGCTGCTCACCCGCCCGCCCAACGTCGAGGGCGTCGGCCGGGTGACGCTGCGCGACCTGGTGCGCCAGGCGCTGCGGATGCGGCCGGACCGGCTGGTGGTCGGTGAGGTCCGCGGCGCCGAGGTGACCGACCTGCTCGCCGCACTGAACACCGGGCACGACGGCGGCTGCGGCACCCTGCACGCCAACCGGCCGGGAGAGGTGCCGGCACGGCTGGAGGCACTCGGGGTCGCCGCGGGCCTCGACCGCCGGGCCGTGCACAGCCAGGCGGCGGCCGCGCTCGCCGTCGTCGTCCACCTGCGCCGCACCCCGGCGGGTCGGCGGGTCGACGAGATCGGCGTGGTCCGCCGCGACGGTGACCTGGTGACCGTCGAACCGGGCTGGCGGGCCGACGGCGGCCCGTGCCCGGGGGAGCCGCGGCTGGCCGCGCTGCTCGACGGGACGGCGGCGTGA
- a CDS encoding TadE family type IV pilus minor pilin yields MVTAETAVVLPVLLLVLAAVVAAVVVVGAQLRCVDAAREGARAAARGEDLAVVRAVTASAAPDGALTTVSVEGAEVRVTVSAEVAPLGAVHLGVGVAATAVARLEPGVATGGAG; encoded by the coding sequence ATGGTGACCGCCGAGACCGCCGTCGTCCTGCCCGTGCTGCTGCTGGTGCTGGCCGCGGTCGTCGCGGCCGTCGTCGTGGTCGGTGCGCAGCTGCGCTGCGTGGACGCGGCCCGTGAGGGCGCCCGGGCCGCCGCCCGCGGCGAGGACCTCGCCGTCGTCCGTGCCGTCACCGCCTCCGCCGCCCCCGACGGGGCGCTGACCACGGTGTCCGTCGAGGGAGCCGAGGTGCGGGTGACGGTCAGCGCCGAGGTCGCTCCGCTGGGCGCGGTGCACCTGGGCGTCGGCGTGGCCGCGACCGCGGTCGCCCGGCTGGAGCCCGGCGTCGCCACCGGGGGTGCCGGGTGA
- a CDS encoding purine-cytosine permease family protein — translation MSGAEVAEQRRPRVTEVEQHGIDTIPDAERTSGPFDLFRIQFGGANTFATVILGTFPVLLGLDLVQAVAATVVGVVVGALILMPMGLFGPRTGTNNAVSSGAHFGVRGRVLGSFLSLLTAISFYSISVWVSGDALVGAATRLFGTGDSDLLRGVIYAVLGALVIVVVIYGYQLMLLVNKVVVLANTSLMLLGLVAYATLFDFGYDPGPEAYALGGFWPTFVLSALIVMGNPVSFGAFLGDWSRYVPAGTRPSRLMGATFLGQLATLVPFLFGVGTATLVAGEADYVFALIQVSPLWYAVLLMVVAFLGGMSTGVTSLYGTGLDFSSVFPRLNRVQASLVIGALAFAFILVGRLVFDLLASVNAFIGAIVICTTPWMIIMMIGYWVRRGYYSPEDVQVFNQGRVGGRYWFSSGVNWRGMAAWVPAAVVGLLFANYPPLIVGPFTDAAGGVDISLPMSLGLAAVVYLALLFAFPEPRYVFGPAGPRLVPAKEAEVVPVTDDPRASVHRAGRRPQPVAGQPVAGHPVAGHPVAGHPVAGEPVDR, via the coding sequence GTGAGCGGAGCAGAGGTCGCCGAGCAGCGGCGGCCACGGGTGACCGAGGTGGAGCAGCACGGGATCGACACGATCCCGGACGCGGAGCGGACGTCGGGTCCCTTCGACCTGTTCCGGATCCAGTTCGGCGGGGCCAACACCTTCGCCACGGTCATCCTCGGCACCTTCCCGGTGCTGCTGGGCCTGGACCTGGTGCAGGCCGTGGCCGCGACCGTCGTCGGCGTGGTCGTCGGGGCGCTGATCCTCATGCCCATGGGCCTGTTCGGCCCGCGGACCGGCACGAACAACGCGGTGTCCTCGGGCGCGCACTTCGGCGTCCGCGGCCGCGTGCTGGGGTCGTTCCTCTCCCTGCTGACGGCGATCTCGTTCTACTCGATCTCGGTGTGGGTCAGCGGGGACGCCCTCGTCGGCGCCGCCACCCGGCTCTTCGGGACCGGCGACTCCGACCTGCTCCGCGGGGTGATCTACGCCGTCCTCGGCGCCCTGGTGATCGTGGTCGTCATCTACGGCTACCAGCTGATGCTGCTGGTCAACAAGGTCGTGGTGCTGGCCAACACGTCGCTGATGCTGCTCGGGCTGGTCGCCTACGCCACCTTGTTCGACTTCGGCTACGACCCCGGCCCGGAGGCCTACGCGCTCGGCGGGTTCTGGCCGACGTTCGTGCTGTCCGCGCTGATCGTCATGGGCAACCCGGTCAGCTTCGGGGCCTTCCTCGGCGACTGGTCGCGCTACGTCCCGGCCGGCACCCGCCCGTCGCGGCTGATGGGGGCGACGTTCCTCGGCCAGCTGGCCACGCTGGTGCCGTTCCTCTTCGGCGTCGGGACGGCGACCCTCGTCGCCGGTGAGGCCGACTACGTCTTCGCGCTGATCCAGGTCTCGCCGCTCTGGTACGCCGTCCTGCTCATGGTCGTGGCGTTCCTCGGCGGCATGTCGACCGGCGTGACCTCCCTGTACGGCACGGGCCTGGACTTCTCCTCGGTCTTCCCCCGCCTCAACCGGGTGCAGGCGTCGCTGGTCATCGGGGCGCTGGCGTTCGCGTTCATCCTGGTGGGCCGGCTGGTGTTCGACCTGCTGGCCAGCGTCAACGCCTTCATCGGCGCGATCGTCATCTGCACGACGCCCTGGATGATCATCATGATGATCGGCTACTGGGTGCGCCGCGGGTACTACTCGCCCGAGGACGTGCAGGTCTTCAACCAGGGCCGGGTCGGCGGGCGCTACTGGTTCAGCAGCGGGGTGAACTGGCGCGGGATGGCCGCCTGGGTCCCCGCGGCGGTCGTGGGGCTGCTGTTCGCCAACTACCCGCCGCTCATCGTGGGCCCCTTCACCGACGCGGCCGGCGGGGTGGACATCAGCCTGCCCATGTCCCTGGGTCTCGCGGCGGTCGTCTACCTGGCCCTGCTGTTCGCCTTCCCCGAGCCCCGGTACGTCTTCGGACCGGCCGGCCCGCGGCTGGTCCCGGCGAAGGAGGCCGAGGTGGTGCCGGTGACCGACGACCCGCGCGCCTCGGTGCACCGCGCCGGGCGCCGCCCGCAGCCGGTCGCCGGGCAGCCGGTCGCCGGGCATCCGGTCGCCGGGCATCCGGTCGCCGGGCATCCGGTCGCCGGGGAGCCGGTCGACCGGTGA
- a CDS encoding type II secretion system F family protein, giving the protein MTTALAALLLAAALCAWPPSTARLAARVRAVARSPGPSPVASPPVAGTPPGGSRRLLLPVAAGLATALLLGGAAGAVSGLVAAVVADRLLQRASGRDDGGEQVTAELPVACDLLAVCLGAGLPVGSALAAVAPALPGPLGEALATVAGRLRLGAAPHVAWSATPAELAGLSRVLVRAGESGAAAVPALHTLAGEARTAARSRTEAGVRRAGVWVLAPLGLCFLPAFVCLGIAPLVIGIAGQVFG; this is encoded by the coding sequence GTGACGACCGCCCTGGCGGCGCTGCTGCTCGCCGCCGCGCTGTGCGCCTGGCCGCCGTCCACCGCGCGGCTGGCCGCCCGTGTGCGGGCCGTGGCCCGGTCGCCCGGCCCGTCGCCCGTCGCCTCCCCTCCGGTCGCCGGGACGCCGCCCGGCGGCAGCCGGCGCCTCCTGCTCCCGGTGGCCGCCGGCCTCGCCACGGCCCTGCTGCTCGGTGGCGCGGCCGGCGCCGTGAGCGGGCTGGTCGCCGCCGTGGTGGCCGACCGGCTGCTGCAGCGCGCGTCGGGCCGGGACGACGGTGGCGAGCAGGTGACGGCGGAGCTGCCGGTGGCCTGCGACCTGCTGGCCGTCTGCCTGGGCGCGGGCCTGCCGGTCGGCAGCGCGCTGGCCGCCGTCGCGCCGGCCCTCCCGGGTCCGCTGGGCGAGGCGCTCGCGACCGTCGCGGGCCGGCTGCGGCTGGGCGCGGCTCCGCACGTGGCCTGGAGTGCCACGCCGGCCGAGCTGGCCGGGCTGAGCCGGGTGCTGGTGCGGGCGGGGGAGTCCGGAGCCGCGGCGGTGCCCGCGCTGCACACCCTCGCCGGCGAGGCGCGCACCGCGGCCCGCAGCCGCACCGAGGCCGGGGTGCGCCGCGCGGGCGTCTGGGTGCTCGCCCCGCTCGGGCTGTGCTTCCTGCCCGCCTTCGTCTGCCTGGGCATCGCGCCGCTGGTCATCGGCATCGCCGGCCAGGTGTTCGGGTGA
- a CDS encoding YybH family protein, whose translation MSERTDVAGEVREAAAALVAAFGRNDLEEYLACFREDATFLFHGTDRLLTSREEYRSEWDSWVREDDFRVLGCRTSGTRVQVLGDTAVLTHAVRTTVATRAGREELWERETIVFCRDPSGRWLAVHEHLSPAPGAAG comes from the coding sequence GTGAGCGAGCGCACCGACGTCGCCGGCGAGGTGCGCGAGGCGGCCGCCGCTCTCGTAGCGGCGTTCGGACGCAACGACCTGGAGGAGTACCTCGCCTGCTTCCGCGAGGACGCCACGTTCCTCTTCCACGGCACCGACCGGCTGCTGACCTCCCGCGAGGAGTACCGGAGTGAGTGGGACTCCTGGGTGCGGGAGGACGACTTCCGGGTGCTGGGCTGCCGGACCTCCGGCACGCGCGTCCAGGTGCTCGGGGACACGGCCGTGCTGACGCACGCGGTGCGCACGACCGTGGCCACCCGGGCGGGGCGGGAGGAGCTGTGGGAGCGGGAGACGATCGTCTTCTGCCGGGACCCGTCCGGGCGGTGGCTGGCCGTCCACGAGCACCTCTCGCCCGCTCCCGGGGCGGCCGGGTAG
- a CDS encoding cyclase family protein → MTGPAPSVREVVDLSHPLDDDTPVYPGDPVARFSPAATVAADGYNVLHVRMGSQTGTHVDAPYHFLEDGARVDELPLEHFLGPAVVADVRGKPPHGRIEWADLAPCASLLGPGRILLLRTGWDEHWGTDAYFDHPYLTGDAAARVVAAGVRTVGLDALSLDETVVGGAPADGFAAHLEVLGAGGVIVENLRGLGAVPAEDAVVSVLPLRLAGADGAPVRAVAFRLGR, encoded by the coding sequence GTGACCGGTCCTGCCCCGTCCGTCCGCGAGGTGGTCGACCTCTCGCACCCGCTGGACGACGACACCCCCGTCTACCCGGGCGACCCGGTGGCCCGCTTCAGCCCCGCGGCCACCGTCGCGGCCGACGGCTACAACGTCCTGCACGTGCGGATGGGCTCGCAGACCGGCACGCACGTCGACGCGCCGTACCACTTCCTCGAGGACGGCGCCCGCGTCGACGAGCTCCCGCTCGAGCACTTCCTCGGCCCGGCCGTCGTCGCCGACGTCCGCGGCAAGCCGCCGCACGGCCGGATCGAGTGGGCGGACCTGGCGCCGTGCGCGTCCCTGCTCGGCCCCGGGCGCATCCTGCTGCTGCGCACCGGGTGGGACGAGCACTGGGGGACCGACGCCTACTTCGACCACCCGTACCTGACCGGGGACGCCGCCGCCCGCGTGGTGGCCGCCGGCGTCCGCACCGTCGGGCTCGACGCGCTCAGCCTCGACGAGACCGTGGTCGGGGGCGCACCCGCCGACGGGTTCGCCGCCCACCTCGAGGTGCTCGGCGCCGGCGGAGTGATCGTCGAGAACCTGCGGGGCCTGGGGGCGGTGCCGGCCGAGGACGCGGTGGTCAGCGTGCTGCCGCTGCGGCTGGCCGGGGCCGACGGGGCCCCGGTGCGGGCGGTGGCGTTCCGGCTCGGCCGCTGA